A genome region from Populus alba chromosome 5, ASM523922v2, whole genome shotgun sequence includes the following:
- the LOC118029797 gene encoding protein BZR1 homolog 1, protein MTAGGSSARLPTWKERENNMRRERRRRAIAAKIYTGLRTQGDYKLPKHCDNNEVLKALCAEAGWIVEEDGTTYRKGCRPPPSEIAGMPANISACSSIQPSPQSSNFASPVPSYHASPSSSSFPSPTYFDGNPSTYLLPFLRNIASIPTNLPPLRISNSAPVTPPRSSPTCRSSKRKVDWESLSNGSLNSFRHPLFAASAPSSPTRRPHLTPATIQECDESDASTVDSGRWLSFQAVAPLVAPPSPTFNLVKPVDQQRAFQIGVDRHEGLSWGVAAERGRGAEFEFENCRVKPWEGERIHEIGVDDLELTLGSGKVHGQASIDDLAWERSNDK, encoded by the exons ATGACAGCCGGTGGATCCTCAGCGAGGTTACCAACgtggaaagaaagagagaataacatgagaagagaaagaaggagaagagctATAGCTGCCAAGATCTATACAGGACTTAGGACTCAAGGGGATTATAAGTTACCAAAACATTGTGATAATAATGAAGTCTTGAAAGCTCTTTGTGCTGAAGCTGGCTGGATTGTTGAAGAAGACGGTACCACTTATCGCAag GGCTGCAGGCCACCTCCATCTGAGATTGCTGGCATGCCAGCAAACATCAGTGCATGCTCCTCAATTCAACCAAGCCCACAATCCTCAAATTTTGCAAGCCCTGTACCTTCCTACCATGCCAGTCCCTCATCCTCCTCGTTCCCAAGTCCTACTTATTTCGATGGAAACCCCTCCACGTACCTCCTCCCTTTCCTCCGAAACATAGCTTCCATCCCCACAAACCTCCCGCCTCTTAGAATATCCAATAGTGCTCCCGTAACCCCACCGCGTTCATCCCCTACATGTAGAAGTTCAAAGCGGAAAGTTGACTGGGAATCCCTCTCAAATGGCTCCCTAAACTCGTTTCGCCACCCCCTTTTTGCAGCTTCTGCCCCTTCAAGTCCTACACGGCGCCCCCATCTAACACCTGCCACAATTCAAGAGTGTGATGAGTCTGATGCCTCCACCGTGGACTCTGGCCGTTGGTTGAGTTTTCAGGCAGTGGCACCCCTAGTAGCCCCTCCTTCACCAACATTTAATCTTGTTAAACCAGTGGATCAACAGCGTGCTTTTCAGATTGGAGTTGATAGGCATGAAGGTTTGAGCTGGGGGGTAGCAGCAGAGAGGGGGAGAGGTGCTGAGTTTGAGTTTGAGAATTGTAGGGTGAAGCCATGGGAGGGTGAGAGGATTCATGAGATTGGGGTGGATGATCTTGAGCTCACACTTGGAAGTGGAAAGGTCCATGGTCAAGCCTCCATTGATGATCTAGCCTGGGAACGTAGCAACGACAAGTAG